The genome window AACATCTTCTTCCTTAAGATCCTTTGCCCTTATGTCAGGACTTACACCTGCAGCCTTTAATATCTTTTGCGAAGAACGAAGTCCTATACCATAAATATAGGTAAGCGCCACTTCGATCCTTTTCTCTTTCGGTAGATCTATACCTGAAATCCTAGCCATATTATCCCTGCCTCTGTTTGTGCTTCGGGTTTGTGCAAATAACCCGTATTATGCGTTTGCGTTTTATGATCTTACACTTGTCGCATATTAGTTTCACTGATGGTTTCACTTTCATCTCGATCTCCTAATCTATTTAGACCTATATGTAATCCTGCCTCGCGTCAGATCATAAGGCGAGAG of Candidatus Gorgyraea atricola contains these proteins:
- the rpmJ gene encoding 50S ribosomal protein L36 — translated: MKVKPSVKLICDKCKIIKRKRIIRVICTNPKHKQRQG